One window of Camelina sativa cultivar DH55 chromosome 4, Cs, whole genome shotgun sequence genomic DNA carries:
- the LOC104780721 gene encoding protein O-glucosyltransferase 1-like isoform X2, producing MQQQGGAMMRNSPSYVSGATHSRNFDTIWSPLVKTGTSASSRSYAFFSLFLFLLLGAFLSTRLLLDPSVLIEKETVTVTQREATQSPKYPQSTKPVTEKPTKEFTLNCAAFSGNGTVSCPRNSYPTSFRSNAGEDESDRSPSATCPDYFRWIHEDLRPWEKTGITREALERANATAIFRLAIIDGRIYVENFREAFQTRDVFTIWGFVQLLRRYPGKIPDLELMFDCVDWPVVKAAEYSGVDQPSPPPLFRYCANNETLDIVFPDWSYWGWAEVNIKPWESLLKDLNEGNQRTKWIDREPYAYWKGNPTVAETRLDLMKCNLSEQYDWKARLYKQDWVKESKEGYKTSDLASQCHHRYKIYIEGSAWSVSEKYILACDSVTLMVKPHYYDFFTRGMFPGHHYWPVKEDDKCRSIKFAVDWGNLHMRKAQDIGRKASEFVQQELKMDYVYDYMFHLLTQYSKLLRFKPEIPQNSTELCSEAMACPRDGNERKFMMESLVKHPAETGPCTMPPPYDPASFYSVLKRRQSTTSRIEQWESKYWRKQNKTGS from the exons ATGCAACAGCAAGGAGGAGCAATGATGAGGAACTCGCCGTCGTATGTCTCTGGAGCAACGCATTCTCGTAATTTCGACACCATCTGGTCTCCACTTGTCAAAACCGGCACCAGTGCTTCCAGCCGATCCTACgccttcttctccctcttcctcttcctcctcctcggcGCGTTCCTCTCCACGCGCCTCCTCCTCGACCCCTCC GTTCTGATAGAGAAAGAAACGGTGACCGTGACTCAGAGAGAAGCTACCCAATCCCCAAAATACCCTCAGTCGACTAAGCCAGTTACGGAAAAACCAACTAAAGAGTTCACGCTAAACTGCGCCGCTTTCTCCGGCAACGGCACTGTTAGCTGCCCAAGGAACAGTTACCCGACGAGTTTCCGATCCAACGCCGGAGAAGACGAATCAGATCGATCTCCGTCTGCCACGTGTCCCGATTATTTCAGATGGATTCACGAGGATCTACGGCCGTGGGAGAAGACCGGTATCACGAGGGAAGCCTTGGAGCGAGCCAATGCCACGGCGATTTTCCGGTTAGCGATCATCGACGGTAGGATCTACGTCGAGAACTTTCGTGAGGCTTTTCAGACGAGAGATGTGTTCACGATCTGGGGCTTCGTTCAGCTACTACGGAGATATCCGGGAAAGATTCCGGATCTCGAGCTCATGTTTGACTGCGTTGATTGGCCGGTGGTGAAGGCGGCTGAATACTCCGGTGTTGATCAACCTTCTCCGCCGCCGTTGTTCCGGTACTGTGCTAACAACGAGACGCTCGACATTGTGTTTCCCGATTGGTCCTATTGGGGATG GGCTGAGGTGAACATAAAGCCATGGGAGAGTCTATTGAAAGATCTTAATGAAGGGAACCAGAGGACTAAATGGATCGACAGAGAACCTTATGCTTACTGGAAAGGGAATCCAACGGTTGCTGAGACGAGACTTGATCTCATGAAATGTAATCTCTCTGAGCAGTATGACTGGAAAGCTCGTTTGTACAAGCAG GACTGGGTCAAGGAATCAAAGGAAGGTTACAAGACTTCAGACTTGGCGAGCCAATGCCATCACAG GTACAAGATTTACATAGAAGGGTCTGCATGGTCGGTGAGCGAGAAGTACATTCTGGCTTGTGACTCGGTGACATTAATGGTGAAACCTCATTACTACGATTTCTTCACACGAGGTATGTTTCCAGGGCACCATTACTGGCCTGTCAAGGAAGATGACAAATGCCGCTCCATCAAATTTGCCGTTGATTGGGGCAACTTGCATATGCGAAAG GCACAAGACATCGGGAGGAAGGCAAGTGAGTTTGTGCAACAGGAACTTAAA ATGGATTATGTGTACGATTACATGTTCCATCTCTTAACCCAATACTCTAAACTCCTCCGGTTTAAACCCGAGATCCCTCAGAACTCCACCGAGCTCTGCTCAGAGGCAATGGCATGCCCAAGGGATGGAAATGAGCGGAAGTTTATGATGGAGTCACTCGTGAAACACCCAGCTGAGACCGGTCCTTGCACCATGCCGCCTCCTTATGATCCGGCTTCATTTTACTCGGTTCTAAAAAGGAGACAGAGTACAACTAGTAGAATCGAACAGTGGGAGAGCAAGTACTGGAGGAAGCAGAACAAGACCGGTTCGTAA
- the LOC104780721 gene encoding protein O-glucosyltransferase 1-like isoform X1, translated as MQQQGGAMMRNSPSYVSGATHSRNFDTIWSPLVKTGTSASSRSYAFFSLFLFLLLGAFLSTRLLLDPSVLIEKETVTVTQREATQSPKYPQSTKPVTEKPTKEFTLNCAAFSGNGTVSCPRNSYPTSFRSNAGEDESDRSPSATCPDYFRWIHEDLRPWEKTGITREALERANATAIFRLAIIDGRIYVENFREAFQTRDVFTIWGFVQLLRRYPGKIPDLELMFDCVDWPVVKAAEYSGVDQPSPPPLFRYCANNETLDIVFPDWSYWGWAEVNIKPWESLLKDLNEGNQRTKWIDREPYAYWKGNPTVAETRLDLMKCNLSEQYDWKARLYKQDWVKESKEGYKTSDLASQCHHRYKIYIEGSAWSVSEKYILACDSVTLMVKPHYYDFFTRGMFPGHHYWPVKEDDKCRSIKFAVDWGNLHMRKAQDIGRKASEFVQQELKMDYVYDYMFHLLTQYSKLLRFKPEIPQNSTELCSEAMACPRDGNERKFMMESLVKHPAETGPCTMPPPYDPASFYSVLKRRQSTTSRIEQWESKYWRKQNKTGS; from the exons ATGCAACAGCAAGGAGGAGCAATGATGAGGAACTCGCCGTCGTATGTCTCTGGAGCAACGCATTCTCGTAATTTCGACACCATCTGGTCTCCACTTGTCAAAACCGGCACCAGTGCTTCCAGCCGATCCTACgccttcttctccctcttcctcttcctcctcctcggcGCGTTCCTCTCCACGCGCCTCCTCCTCGACCCCTCC GTTCTGATAGAGAAAGAAACGGTGACCGTGACTCAGAGAGAAGCTACCCAATCCCCAAAATACCCTCAGTCGACTAAGCCAGTTACGGAAAAACCAACTAAAGAGTTCACGCTAAACTGCGCCGCTTTCTCCGGCAACGGCACTGTTAGCTGCCCAAGGAACAGTTACCCGACGAGTTTCCGATCCAACGCCGGAGAAGACGAATCAGATCGATCTCCGTCTGCCACGTGTCCCGATTATTTCAGATGGATTCACGAGGATCTACGGCCGTGGGAGAAGACCGGTATCACGAGGGAAGCCTTGGAGCGAGCCAATGCCACGGCGATTTTCCGGTTAGCGATCATCGACGGTAGGATCTACGTCGAGAACTTTCGTGAGGCTTTTCAGACGAGAGATGTGTTCACGATCTGGGGCTTCGTTCAGCTACTACGGAGATATCCGGGAAAGATTCCGGATCTCGAGCTCATGTTTGACTGCGTTGATTGGCCGGTGGTGAAGGCGGCTGAATACTCCGGTGTTGATCAACCTTCTCCGCCGCCGTTGTTCCGGTACTGTGCTAACAACGAGACGCTCGACATTGTGTTTCCCGATTGGTCCTATTGGGGATG GGCTGAGGTGAACATAAAGCCATGGGAGAGTCTATTGAAAGATCTTAATGAAGGGAACCAGAGGACTAAATGGATCGACAGAGAACCTTATGCTTACTGGAAAGGGAATCCAACGGTTGCTGAGACGAGACTTGATCTCATGAAATGTAATCTCTCTGAGCAGTATGACTGGAAAGCTCGTTTGTACAAGCAG GACTGGGTCAAGGAATCAAAGGAAGGTTACAAGACTTCAGACTTGGCGAGCCAATGCCATCACAG GTACAAGATTTACATAGAAGGGTCTGCATGGTCGGTGAGCGAGAAGTACATTCTGGCTTGTGACTCGGTGACATTAATGGTGAAACCTCATTACTACGATTTCTTCACACGAGGTATGTTTCCAGGGCACCATTACTGGCCTGTCAAGGAAGATGACAAATGCCGCTCCATCAAATTTGCCGTTGATTGGGGCAACTTGCATATGCGAAAG GCACAAGACATCGGGAGGAAGGCAAGTGAGTTTGTGCAACAGGAACTTAAAATGGATTATGTGTACGATTACATGTTCCATCTCTTAACCCAATACTCTAAACTCCTCCGGTTTAAACCCGAGATCCCTCAGAACTCCACCGAGCTCTGCTCAGAGGCAATGGCATGCCCAAGGGATGGAAATGAGCGGAAGTTTATGATGGAGTCACTCGTGAAACACCCAGCTGAGACCGGTCCTTGCACCATGCCGCCTCCTTATGATCCGGCTTCATTTTACTCGGTTCTAAAAAGGAGACAGAGTACAACTAGTAGAATCGAACAGTGGGAGAGCAAGTACTGGAGGAAGCAGAACAAGACCGGTTCGTAA
- the LOC104780720 gene encoding heavy metal-associated isoprenylated plant protein 20-like, producing the protein MSMAVEIRVPNLDCEGCASKLRKTLLKLKGVEEVEVEMKTQKVTARGYRLEEKKVLKAVRRAGKAAEPWPYRLGNSHFASFYRYPSYVTNHYYSDAHRTDPTGGVHTPAVYSVAVAGDEIAASMFSDDNPHACTMM; encoded by the exons ATGTCT ATGGCAGTGGAGATAAGAGTTCCAAACTTGGATTGTGAAGGATGTGCGTCTAAGCTTAGGAAGACTCTGCTCAAGCTTAAAG GAGTGGAAGAAGTAGAAGTGGAGATGAAAACCCAAAAAGTGACGGCTCGAGGATACCGGTTAGAGGAGAAGAAGGTATTGAAAGCGGTACGACGGGCCGGTAAAGCGGCTGAACCGTGGCCATACCGGTTAGGTAATAGCCATTTTGCTTCTTTCTACAGATATCCTTCTTATGTGACCAACCACTATTACTCTGACGCACATCGTACGGATCCCACCGGTGGTGTCCACACTCCTGCGGTTTACTCTGTTGCGGTGGCCGGCGATGAGATCGCGGCTTCCATGTTTAGCGATGATAATCCCCATGCTTGTACCATgatgtaa
- the LOC104780719 gene encoding probable polygalacturonase, which translates to MIRPVFAILAILAIFHFLAIESRGHRNLVNSKIEFQALRCRKHSAILTDFGAVGDGKTSNTKAFKKAISKLSQMATDGGAQLVIPPGKWLTGSFNLTSHFTLFIQQGATILASQDESEWPVIGPLPSYGMGRDGNGAGRFNSLISGTNLTDVVITGNNGTINGQGQYWWDKFEKKQFKVTRPYLIELLFSKKIQISNITLIDSPSWNIHPVYCKNVIIKHVTILAPVTVPNTDGINPDSCKNTLIEDCYIVSGDDCIAVKSGWDQYGIKFGMPTKQLSIRRLTCISPKSAGVALGSEMSGGIKDVRIEDVTLINTESAIRIKTAAGRGGYVKDIFARRITMKTMKYVFWMNGDYNQHPDKGYDPKAFPEVTNINYRDMTAENVTMSASLDGIDKDPFKDICISNVTMELAANAKKVQWNCTNVAGVTSRVKPQPCSLLPEKNEDCVFPCDLIPIESVVLKKCFV; encoded by the exons ATGATTAGGCCGGTGTTTGCTATACTAGCCATTTTGGCTATATTCCATTTTCTGGCAATTGAATCCCGGGGTCACCGGAATTTGGTGAATTCCAAGATTGAGTTCCAAGCGTTGAGATGTCGGAAACATAGTGCAATACTGACTGATTTTGGTGCGGTTGGAGATGGAAAAACTTCTAATACAAAAGCGTTTAAAAAAGCCATAAGCAAGCTCAGCCAAATGGCAACCGATGGCGGAGCTCAACTCGTAATTCCTCCCGGGAAATGGCTTACCGGAAGTTTTAACCTTACCAGCCACTTTACTTTGTTCATCCAACAAGGTGCTACCATCCTTGCATCTCAG GACGAATCTGAATGGCCAGTGATCGGTCCATTGCCATCGTACGGGATGGGAAGAGACGGAAACGGAGCCGGGAGATTCAACAGTCTCATCTCCGGTACAAACTTAACCGACGTGGTTATCACCG GCAACAACGGGACGATCAACGGACAAGGACAGTATTGGTGGGATAAATTCGAAAAGAAGCAGTTTAAGGTGACAAGACCGTACTTGATCGAGCTCTTGTTctctaaaaaaattcaaatctcgaACATCACATTGATCGATTCGCCGTCGTGGAACATTCATCCGGTCTATTGTAAAAACGTCATCATCAAACACGTCACCATTCTTGCTCCCGTCACTGTTCCTAACACCGACGGAATCAATCCAG ATTCTTGCAAAAACACATTGATCGAAGACTGTTACATAGTCTCCGGAGACGACTGCATCGCCGTGAAGAGTGGTTGGGACCAATACGGGATCAAGTTCGGAATGCCGACGAAGCAGCTCTCTATCCGACGGCTCACATGCATCTCCCCAAAGAGCGCAGGAGTAGCGTTAGGAAGTGAAATGTCCGGAGGAATCAAAGACGTTAGAATCGAAGACGTCACTCTAATCAACACAGAATCAGCCATCCGAATCAAAACCGCTGCGGGGCGTGGCGGTTACGTAAAGGACATTTTCGCTAGGAGGATCACAATGAAGACGATGAAATACGTTTTCTGGATGAATGGAGACTACAACCAGCACCCTGACAAAGGTTACGATCCTAAGGCGTTTCCGGAAGTTACTAATATAAACTACCGTGATATGACGGCTGAGAACGTGACGATGTCTGCGAGTCTCGACGGGATTGATAAAGATCCGTTTAAGGATATTTGTATTTCGAATGTGACTATGGAGTTGGCGGCTAACGCTAAAAAGGTGCAGTGGAATTGTACAAATGTTGCTGGAGTTACGAGCAGAGTTAAGCCGCAGCCATGCAGTTTGTTGCCGGAGAAGAATGAGGACTGTGTGTTTCCGTGTGATTTGATTCCGATTGAGAGTGTTGTCTTGAAGAAGTGTTTTGTTTAG
- the LOC104780722 gene encoding oxalate--CoA ligase, with protein MDADTLTGLLENVAEKFPDRRALSVSGKFDLTHARLHDLIERAASRLVSAAGIKPGDVVALTFPNTVEFVIMFLAVIRARATAAPLNAAYTAEEFEFYLSDSDSKLLLTAKEGNAPAQEAASKLNISHVTATLLDAGTDLALSVSDSDSVVDSATELVNSPDDAALFLHTSGTTSRPKGVPLTQLNLVSSVKNIKSVYKLTESDSTVIVLPLFHVHGLLAGLLSSLGAGAAVTLPAAGRFSATTFWPDMKKYNATWYTAVPTIHQIILDRHASHPEPEYPKLRFIRSCSASLAPVILSRLEEAFGAPVLEAYAMTEATHLMSSNPLPEEGPHKPGSVGKPVGQEMAILNEKGEIQEPNNKGEVCIRGPNVTKGYKNNPEANKAGFEFGWFHTGDIGYFDSDGYLSLVGRIKELINRGGEKISPIEVDAVLLTHPDVSQGVAFGVPDEKYGEEINCAVIPREGTTVTEEDIKTFCKKNLAAFKVPKRVFITDNLPKTASGKIQRRIVAQHFLENP; from the exons ATGGATGCCGATACACTCACCGGATTGTTAGAAAACGTCGCCGAAAAATTCCCCGATCGACGAGCTCTCTCTGTTTCTGGCAAATTCGATCTCACTCACGCGCGTCTTCACGATCTAATCGAACGCGCCGCCTCACGTCTCGTCTCCGCCGCTGGCATCAAACCTGGAGATGTCGTCGCTCTCACCTTCCCTAACACCGTCgag tttGTGATAATGTTTTTGGCGGTGATAAGAGCTAGAGCAACGGCGGCGCCGTTAAACGCGGCGTACACAGCGGAGGAATTTGAGTTTTATCTCTCCGATTCGGATTCAAAGCTGTTGTTAACCGCTAAAGAAGGAAACGCACCGGCTCAAGAAGCAGCTTCGAAGCTAAACATCTCTCACGTAACCGCTACGCTGCTAGACGCTGGCACGGACTTGGCTCTGTCCGTGTCGGATTCTGACTCGGTCGTTGACTCAGCGACGGAGCTAGTTAATAGCCCGGACGACGCGGCACTCTTCCTCCACACTTCTGGCACCACGAGCCGTCCAAAGGGTGTACCGCTTACGCAGCTCAATCTAGTTTCATCTGTGAAAAACATTAAATCCGTGTACAAGCTTACCGAGTCTGATTCTACGGTGATTGTTCTCCCACTGTTCCACGTTCATGGGTTGTTAGCTGGTTTGCTTAGCTCACTTGGAGCTGGTGCGGCTGTGACTCTCCCAGCTGCTGGGCGATTCTCAGCGACAACGTTTTGGCCTGACATGAAGAAGTATAACGCTACATGGTATACTGCTGTTCCGACCATTCATCAGATCATATTGGACCGCCACGCCAGCCATCCTGAGCCTGAGTACCCTAAACTCCGGTTCATCAGGAGTTGCAGTGCCTCTTTGGCTCCG GTGATATTGTCCAGGCTTGAGGAAGCTTTTGGAGCACCGGTGCTAGAGGCTTATGCAATGACAGAGGCAACCCACTTGATGAGCTCAAACCCCTTACCAGAGGAAGGTCCACACAAGCCTGGGTCTGTTGGGAAGCCGGTAGGTCAAGAAATGGCGATCCTTAATGAGAAAGGCGAGATACAAGAGCCAAATAACAAAGGAGAGGTTTGTATTAGAGGGCCAAATGTGACAAAGGGTTACAAGAACAACCCAGAGGCTAACAAGGCAGGTTTTGAGTTTGGGTGGTTCCACACTGGTGATATCGGTTACTTTGATTCCGATGGTTATTTGTCTCTGGTCGGTCGGATCAAAGAGCTTATTAACCGTGGAG GTGAGAAGATATCGCCAATTGAAGTGGATGCAGTACTCTTAACCCATCCGGACGTTTCCCAGGGAGTTGCTTTCGGTGTTCCTGATGAAAAATATGGCGAAGAG ATTAATTGTGCGGTGATTCCAAGAGAAGGAACAACTGTGACAGAAGAGGAcattaaaacattttgtaaGAAGAATTTGGCAGCTTTCAAGGTGCCAAAGAGAGTGTTCATCACTGATAACCTCCCCAAAACTGCTTCCGGTAAGATTCAGCGCCGCATTGTCGCTCAGCATTTCCTCGAAAACCcctaa